One genomic region from Conexibacter woesei DSM 14684 encodes:
- a CDS encoding SDR family NAD(P)-dependent oxidoreductase, producing MSAPRTVVVTGAAAGIGEATARRLLADGWRVVALDVDSAGLDALAAAAGGALVPLVGDVAEVATLTAAVETAGDALAGWVNNAAVQTNGRFDQESDERIDRTLAVNLRAPLLGCREAVRAFLRLGVGGAIVNISSIHAHGTLPGWIAYAAAKGGVEALTRGVCVEYGQLGIRCNAVAPGAVLTPATRAVLDAAPDPAAVLESWEALSPMRRVLTPEDVAAGVAFLLSPEARHLNGHVLRIDGGMSSAGATLPPLDGLERIDGSEGTR from the coding sequence GTGAGCGCGCCGCGAACCGTCGTGGTGACCGGCGCCGCCGCCGGCATCGGCGAGGCGACCGCTCGGCGGCTGCTCGCCGACGGCTGGCGCGTCGTCGCGCTCGACGTCGACAGCGCGGGGCTCGACGCGCTCGCCGCGGCGGCAGGCGGCGCGCTCGTCCCGCTCGTCGGCGACGTGGCCGAGGTCGCGACGCTGACGGCGGCGGTCGAGACGGCCGGCGACGCGCTCGCCGGCTGGGTCAACAACGCCGCGGTGCAGACCAACGGCCGCTTCGACCAGGAGAGCGACGAGCGGATCGACCGCACGCTGGCGGTCAACCTGAGAGCGCCGCTGCTCGGCTGCCGCGAGGCGGTCCGGGCGTTCCTGCGGCTCGGAGTCGGGGGCGCGATCGTCAACATCTCGTCGATCCACGCGCACGGGACCCTGCCCGGCTGGATCGCCTACGCGGCCGCGAAGGGCGGCGTCGAGGCGCTGACGCGCGGCGTCTGCGTCGAGTACGGGCAGCTCGGCATCCGCTGCAACGCCGTCGCCCCGGGTGCGGTGCTGACCCCCGCCACGCGCGCGGTGCTCGACGCTGCGCCTGACCCGGCCGCCGTGCTGGAGAGCTGGGAGGCGCTGTCCCCGATGCGGCGCGTGCTGACGCCCGAGGACGTTGCGGCCGGCGTCGCGTTCCTGCTGTCGCCGGAGGCGCGCCACCTCAACGGCCACGTGCTGCGGATCGACGGCGGCATGTCGTCGGCGGGCGCGACGCTGCCGCCGCTCGACGGGCTGGAGCGGATCGACGGAAGCGAGGGCACGCGATGA
- a CDS encoding sugar ABC transporter ATP-binding protein, translating to MTASQTHPNPHALELDSITKRFGGVTALDDVTLRVRRGEVHGLVGENGAGKSTLLKILDGLHPSGSYDGVMRVDGEPVELHAPQDARALGIAIVPQETSVIDTLSVGENICFGGDGRALVNPRELQRRAAAFLAERGLPLDARMPCGHLSSSSKQLVMIARALYREPRVLILDEPTSALTREETTRLLEIVRHLRDGGLTAIFVSHRLDEVVDLCDRVTVLRDGRVVDEIGRDEFDPGRIIGSMIGRRLTELYPPRPQEPRVQPRELLRIEGLSVRAPGRGGAFAVEDVSLTVHAGEIVGIGGLVGSGRSELLNAAYGHLPVAAGRIVLDGEEVRPRSPRAALQLGIGLVTEDRKRAGLLFNLGVRENVTLSYLRTLGRLVIDPGKERAVARDAVQRFSIATPSVDTPVVNLSGGNQQKVMLARALGTQPKVLLLDEPTVGVDVGAKAEIYRLIAGLADAGVAIVVVSSESAELLGICDRFVVLRDGQVRDRFDVADASEERLMAAAMTTAAAAEGGADR from the coding sequence ATGACTGCTTCCCAGACGCATCCCAATCCGCACGCGCTCGAGCTGGACTCGATCACGAAGCGCTTCGGCGGCGTGACCGCGCTCGACGACGTGACGCTGCGCGTCCGCCGCGGCGAGGTCCACGGCCTCGTCGGCGAGAACGGCGCCGGCAAGTCGACGCTGCTGAAGATCCTCGACGGCCTCCACCCGTCCGGCTCCTACGACGGCGTCATGCGCGTCGACGGCGAGCCCGTCGAGCTGCACGCGCCGCAGGACGCCCGCGCGCTGGGGATCGCGATCGTGCCGCAGGAGACGAGCGTGATCGACACGCTCTCCGTCGGCGAGAACATCTGCTTCGGCGGCGACGGCCGCGCGCTCGTGAACCCGCGCGAGCTGCAGCGCCGCGCCGCCGCCTTCCTGGCCGAACGCGGCCTGCCGCTCGACGCGCGCATGCCCTGCGGCCACCTCAGCTCCAGCAGCAAGCAGCTCGTGATGATCGCCCGCGCGCTCTACCGCGAGCCGCGCGTGCTGATCCTCGACGAGCCCACCTCGGCGCTGACGCGCGAGGAGACGACGCGGCTGTTGGAGATCGTCCGCCACCTGCGCGACGGCGGCCTGACCGCGATCTTCGTCAGCCACCGGCTCGACGAGGTCGTCGACCTTTGCGACCGCGTCACGGTGCTGCGCGACGGGCGCGTCGTCGACGAGATCGGCCGCGACGAGTTCGACCCCGGCCGCATCATCGGCTCGATGATCGGGCGGCGGCTGACCGAGCTGTATCCGCCGCGCCCGCAGGAGCCGCGCGTCCAGCCGCGCGAGCTGCTGCGGATCGAGGGGCTGAGCGTCAGAGCGCCCGGCCGTGGCGGCGCCTTCGCCGTCGAGGACGTCAGCCTCACCGTCCACGCGGGCGAGATCGTCGGGATCGGCGGCCTCGTCGGCTCCGGCCGCAGCGAGCTGTTGAACGCCGCCTACGGCCACCTGCCCGTCGCCGCCGGGCGGATCGTGCTCGACGGCGAGGAGGTGCGGCCGCGCTCGCCGCGCGCGGCGCTGCAGCTCGGCATCGGCCTCGTGACCGAGGACCGCAAGCGTGCCGGGCTGCTGTTCAACCTCGGCGTGCGCGAGAACGTGACGCTCTCCTACCTGCGCACGCTCGGCCGGTTGGTGATCGACCCCGGCAAGGAGCGCGCCGTCGCACGCGATGCGGTGCAGCGCTTCTCGATCGCGACGCCGTCGGTCGACACGCCGGTCGTCAACCTCAGCGGCGGCAACCAGCAGAAGGTGATGCTCGCCCGCGCGCTCGGCACGCAGCCGAAGGTCCTGCTGCTCGACGAGCCGACGGTCGGCGTCGACGTCGGCGCCAAGGCCGAGATCTACAGGCTGATCGCCGGGCTCGCGGACGCCGGCGTCGCGATCGTCGTCGTCTCCTCGGAGTCGGCCGAGCTGCTGGGGATCTGCGACCGCTTCGTCGTGTTGCGCGACGGGCAGGTGCGCGACCGCTTCGACGTCGCCGACGCGAGCGAGGAGCGGCTGATGGCCGCCGCGATGACGACGGCGGCCGCCGCCGAAGGAGGAGCCGACCGATGA
- a CDS encoding ABC transporter permease — MSQLAIESPSPEERRPAARGPAPLRRLAAVQQPLAVVFPLIVAVIAFGLANDAFLGYANLVLILNTLAFVGIVAVGQTLLIACGEFDLSVGAVAALSGYVAADLTVNSGWPLVGGFAVALLIGVAFGLLNGLVTTRLGVPSFIVTIGTLYIGRGLVDFLAHGMTIFPLPEAWSEFGSTKFNRISVIVIVLVVLVLIGEFTLRRTLFGRKLLATGANPEAARTIGIDPRRVKLQAFVLMGVLAAVAGLLQAASLGTGDPAVGRSWELMSIAAVVIGGTSLFGGSATVVGTLVGIVTLQVISNGVVSLGLETNWQTVVIGLLMIVLVSLDLLRRRALEGRS; from the coding sequence ATGAGCCAGCTCGCGATCGAGTCGCCGTCGCCGGAGGAGCGGCGCCCGGCTGCGCGCGGCCCGGCGCCGCTGCGCCGCCTCGCCGCCGTCCAGCAGCCGCTCGCCGTCGTCTTCCCGCTGATCGTCGCGGTGATCGCCTTCGGCCTCGCCAACGACGCCTTCCTCGGCTACGCCAACCTCGTCCTGATCCTCAACACGCTCGCGTTCGTCGGGATCGTCGCCGTCGGCCAGACGCTGCTGATCGCCTGCGGCGAGTTCGACCTGTCGGTCGGCGCCGTCGCGGCGCTGTCGGGCTACGTCGCCGCCGACCTCACGGTCAACAGCGGCTGGCCGCTCGTCGGCGGCTTCGCCGTCGCGTTGCTGATCGGCGTCGCCTTCGGCCTGCTCAACGGCCTCGTCACGACGCGGCTCGGCGTGCCGTCGTTCATCGTCACGATCGGGACGCTGTACATCGGCCGCGGGCTCGTCGACTTCCTCGCGCACGGCATGACGATCTTTCCGCTGCCGGAGGCGTGGAGCGAGTTCGGCTCGACCAAGTTCAACAGAATCAGCGTGATCGTGATCGTGCTGGTCGTGCTCGTTCTGATCGGCGAGTTCACGCTGCGGCGGACGCTGTTCGGCCGCAAGCTGCTGGCGACCGGCGCCAACCCCGAGGCGGCCCGCACGATCGGCATCGACCCGCGGCGCGTGAAGCTGCAGGCGTTCGTGTTGATGGGCGTGCTCGCCGCGGTCGCCGGACTGCTGCAGGCGGCGAGCCTCGGGACCGGCGACCCGGCCGTCGGCCGCTCCTGGGAGCTGATGTCGATCGCCGCCGTCGTGATCGGTGGGACGAGCCTCTTCGGCGGCTCGGCGACCGTCGTCGGCACGCTCGTCGGGATCGTCACGCTGCAGGTGATCTCCAACGGCGTCGTCTCGCTCGGGCTGGAGACCAACTGGCAGACGGTCGTGATCGGCCTGCTGATGATCGTGCTCGTCTCGCTCGACCTGCTGCGCCGCCGCGCGCTGGAGGGACGCTCGTGA